From a region of the Methylocystis hirsuta genome:
- a CDS encoding SRPBCC family protein — protein sequence MKITVETTVAAPIEQVWRAYTSPDDIKRWNAASDDWRTTAATVDLREGGTFSSRMEAKDGGMGFDFAGTYTKIVAPRLIEYLFGDRTASVEFTDAEGGVNVRVTFDAEATHTIEQQRGGWQAILNNFARYVARSQ from the coding sequence ATGAAAATTACAGTTGAAACGACGGTCGCTGCGCCGATCGAACAGGTCTGGCGCGCCTATACGAGCCCTGACGACATCAAACGATGGAATGCTGCCTCCGACGATTGGCGCACGACGGCTGCAACGGTTGATTTGCGCGAGGGAGGAACGTTTTCTTCGCGCATGGAAGCCAAGGATGGCGGCATGGGCTTCGACTTTGCCGGGACCTATACGAAGATTGTTGCGCCAAGACTCATAGAATACCTCTTCGGCGATCGAACAGCCTCGGTCGAATTCACTGACGCCGAAGGGGGCGTCAATGTCCGGGTGACATTTGACGCGGAGGCGACGCATACGATCGAGCAGCAGCGCGGCGGTTGGCAGGCGATCCTCAACAACTTCGCTCGCTATGTCGCAAGGTCGCAATAA
- a CDS encoding SRPBCC family protein, which produces MLIFFACLVGLLGAVLFYASTKSDSCQFSRSIHISAPPEKIFPLIDDPRAMNEWNPFVKADPNIKLSYSGPASGVGAANDFDGNNKVGAGRAEIVESAPWSKVVVALRMDRPMKCENRVEFTIVPNGNGSDVTWAMSGKQPFIGKLFSVFVNTEKMVSSAFETGLADLKARAEA; this is translated from the coding sequence ATGCTCATATTCTTCGCCTGCTTGGTCGGCCTTCTCGGCGCAGTGCTGTTTTATGCTTCGACAAAGTCGGACAGTTGTCAGTTCTCGCGTTCGATCCATATCTCGGCGCCGCCCGAGAAAATCTTTCCGCTGATCGATGATCCACGCGCCATGAACGAATGGAACCCTTTCGTGAAGGCCGACCCAAACATCAAGCTCTCCTACAGCGGTCCGGCCAGCGGCGTCGGCGCCGCCAATGATTTCGACGGCAATAACAAGGTCGGCGCCGGCCGGGCGGAAATCGTCGAGTCCGCGCCTTGGTCAAAAGTTGTCGTGGCGCTGCGCATGGATCGCCCGATGAAATGCGAAAACCGCGTCGAGTTCACGATTGTCCCGAACGGGAACGGCTCTGACGTCACTTGGGCGATGAGCGGCAAGCAACCATTCATCGGGAAGTTGTTCAGCGTTTTCGTCAACACCGAGAAAATGGTCTCGAGCGCCTTTGAGACCGGCCTCGCCGATTTGAAGGCGCGGGCCGAGGCCTGA
- a CDS encoding SRPBCC family protein has protein sequence MELKATVSRVWRALTNHNEFGAWFRARLDGPFEIGKATRGPSTYPGYEHVRFEIVVTRLEPERLFAFTWGPYAVDPKDDSAKDPPTTVEFTLEAIVGGTRLRLVESGYDKFPGDRRLTVLRENEDGWNIQLDSIARYVENAS, from the coding sequence GTGGAACTCAAGGCGACTGTCTCTCGGGTTTGGCGTGCCCTTACCAATCACAACGAGTTCGGCGCATGGTTCCGCGCCCGGTTGGACGGGCCGTTCGAGATCGGGAAGGCCACGCGCGGACCGAGCACTTATCCCGGCTACGAGCACGTTCGGTTCGAGATCGTTGTGACGAGACTGGAACCCGAGCGATTGTTCGCATTTACCTGGGGTCCGTATGCGGTCGATCCCAAGGATGACAGCGCCAAGGACCCGCCGACGACCGTCGAATTCACGTTGGAAGCAATTGTCGGCGGCACACGGTTGCGTCTCGTCGAGTCGGGTTACGACAAATTTCCGGGCGACCGCCGCCTTACCGTCTTGCGCGAAAACGAAGACGGCTGGAACATTCAACTGGATAGCATCGCGCGATATGTCGAGAATGCGTCGTAG
- a CDS encoding ArsR/SmtB family transcription factor — MRRRNSAAPQSHASLFAALGDETRLTVLAKLCKGEPQSISRLTEGSKLSRQAVTKHLRVLEDAGIVRCVRVGRESIFEFKPEPIDDARQFLNRVSAQWDETLARLKSFVEE, encoded by the coding sequence ATGCGTCGTAGAAATAGCGCCGCGCCGCAATCTCACGCGTCTCTATTTGCGGCTCTCGGTGACGAGACGCGCCTGACCGTGCTCGCGAAGCTCTGTAAAGGTGAACCTCAATCGATCTCTCGTTTGACCGAGGGCTCGAAACTTTCTCGTCAGGCCGTAACCAAGCACCTGCGTGTTCTGGAGGATGCAGGGATCGTGCGCTGCGTTCGCGTAGGGCGCGAGAGTATCTTCGAGTTCAAGCCAGAACCGATTGACGACGCCAGACAATTTCTCAATCGCGTCTCCGCGCAGTGGGACGAAACATTGGCCCGTTTGAAGTCATTCGTCGAAGAGTGA
- a CDS encoding alpha/beta fold hydrolase, whose translation MLRTDGAELYLLTRGARRDAPVILWLHGGPGGAEGPLFRLFNGALETDFVVAYWDQRGAGRSYSADADPARLTVAQHLEDLDFVVDHLRAKFGADKIALIGHSWGSALGLLYARRHPEKVAAFVGVGQFVSGIEGQRAQYSFVDTEARRMGDRTALTELAAIGPPPYSATNGLRVQDLVDRFGGYFHSRPSFLMTILRGICGGYIAPWEIGKFIHANNVSLEAMNDEISQLDLRLSAPSVDAPVIFILGRHDRHVDSRMAAAYFEQLQAPGKALIWFEGAAHNIPFEQPELFNLRVTQALHDLEARIGR comes from the coding sequence ATGTTACGCACGGATGGCGCGGAACTCTATCTTCTGACTCGCGGGGCGCGTCGCGACGCGCCTGTAATCCTGTGGCTGCATGGCGGACCCGGTGGGGCGGAAGGGCCTCTTTTTCGACTTTTCAACGGCGCTCTCGAAACGGATTTTGTCGTCGCTTATTGGGACCAGCGCGGCGCGGGCCGTTCCTATTCCGCCGACGCGGACCCCGCGCGCCTTACCGTCGCACAACACTTGGAAGACCTCGATTTCGTCGTCGACCACCTGCGCGCGAAATTTGGCGCCGACAAGATCGCTCTGATCGGACATTCATGGGGTTCCGCGCTTGGGCTGCTCTATGCGCGGCGCCATCCGGAAAAAGTCGCGGCCTTTGTTGGAGTCGGGCAATTCGTCTCGGGGATCGAGGGTCAGCGCGCCCAATATTCCTTCGTCGATACGGAAGCGCGCCGCATGGGCGACCGGACGGCGTTGACCGAACTCGCCGCAATCGGGCCGCCTCCCTATTCAGCGACGAATGGTCTGCGCGTACAAGATTTGGTGGATCGATTCGGCGGCTACTTTCATAGCCGCCCCAGTTTTCTGATGACCATCCTAAGAGGGATTTGCGGCGGCTATATCGCGCCTTGGGAGATAGGGAAATTTATCCACGCGAACAATGTTTCGCTTGAGGCGATGAATGACGAAATATCGCAACTGGACCTGCGCTTGTCGGCGCCTTCCGTCGACGCGCCGGTCATCTTCATATTGGGAAGGCACGATCGTCATGTCGATTCGCGGATGGCCGCAGCCTATTTCGAGCAACTGCAGGCTCCCGGTAAGGCGCTCATCTGGTTCGAGGGCGCCGCGCACAACATTCCATTCGAGCAGCCAGAATTATTCAATTTGCGCGTGACGCAAGCGCTCCATGACTTGGAGGCTCGCATTGGCCGCTAG
- a CDS encoding methylated-DNA--[protein]-cysteine S-methyltransferase gives MQRFHIFRTAIGPCGIAWSEEGVTRFQLPERDDAALARRMAKADRWSGALPSPIAQAIADLERYFRGEKIDFSTLRLDLRASSPFHKAVYDATRAISWGAVATYGEIARDVGSPGAARAVGHALSRNPIAIIIPCHRILAAGGKIGGFSAHGGTSAKARLLEIEGARFGQGAAANPDLFAPSSGEPQRRDSKFDRLGRFTDPGIMTRVVVRSV, from the coding sequence ATGCAGCGTTTTCATATTTTCCGAACCGCTATCGGTCCCTGCGGCATTGCATGGAGCGAAGAGGGCGTGACGCGATTCCAGTTGCCGGAACGGGACGACGCAGCTTTGGCGCGACGCATGGCGAAGGCGGATCGGTGGTCCGGCGCCCTGCCTTCGCCGATTGCGCAAGCGATCGCGGACCTCGAGCGATATTTCCGCGGCGAGAAAATCGATTTCTCGACCCTGCGGCTGGACCTTCGCGCCAGCAGCCCGTTTCACAAGGCCGTCTATGATGCGACCCGCGCCATCAGCTGGGGCGCCGTCGCGACCTATGGCGAGATTGCCCGTGACGTCGGATCGCCAGGCGCCGCGCGCGCGGTTGGACACGCTCTGTCGAGGAACCCGATCGCAATCATCATACCCTGTCATCGCATCTTGGCCGCCGGCGGAAAAATCGGCGGATTTTCCGCTCATGGCGGCACGAGCGCGAAGGCGCGCCTGCTTGAAATCGAAGGCGCGCGCTTTGGCCAAGGGGCTGCCGCAAATCCTGACCTTTTCGCGCCGTCTTCGGGTGAGCCGCAACGCCGCGATTCGAAATTCGATCGCTTAGGGCGATTCACGGACCCGGGAATCATGACCAGAGTCGTTGTGCGATCCGTATGA
- a CDS encoding HTH domain-containing protein, with product MSRTHRLFELLQMLRRRRRPVSGAELAREAGVSLRTLYRDIAALQAMGAEIDGEPGVGYVLRPGFLLPPLMFSEEEIEALALGAKWVVRRTDDALSQAAGNALAKISAVLPRELRTRLEDDALLVGPGWERPQHVELTLLRRALRQERKFAISYRDEKGARTQRVIWPIALGFFESARVLVGWCELRRAFRHFRTDRIEAAHILDARPPRRRQALVREWRQTMLTEADSSIAYSRSASRKPKGKSMAKELVFYTNPQSRGMIAHWMLEEVGAPYSIEVKDYGTTMKAPEYLAINPMGKVPAIRHGETVVTEAAAICAYLADAFPEAGLAPEPEARGDYYRWLFFAAGCVEPAMSNHAAGWDPATPEMQARFGYGSYAAVIDALAKAVAGRRYVAGDRFTAADVYVGSMIGFGLRFGVIDKRPEFEAYWSGMENRPARLRAGAEAEKLASKQAWAAA from the coding sequence ATGTCCCGCACGCATCGATTGTTCGAACTCCTGCAGATGCTTCGCCGCCGCCGACGGCCCGTTAGCGGGGCGGAGCTTGCGCGCGAGGCGGGCGTTTCCCTGCGCACGCTTTATCGCGACATCGCCGCCCTGCAGGCGATGGGCGCGGAAATCGACGGCGAGCCGGGCGTCGGCTATGTGCTGCGTCCCGGCTTTCTCCTGCCGCCGCTGATGTTTTCGGAGGAAGAGATCGAGGCGTTGGCGCTCGGCGCGAAATGGGTGGTGCGCCGCACCGACGACGCACTGTCCCAGGCCGCCGGCAACGCTTTGGCGAAAATCTCGGCGGTCTTGCCGCGAGAGCTTAGGACCCGTTTGGAAGACGACGCGCTGCTGGTCGGCCCCGGCTGGGAGCGGCCACAGCATGTCGAACTGACGCTGTTGCGCCGCGCGTTGCGCCAAGAGCGCAAGTTCGCCATTTCCTATCGCGACGAAAAGGGCGCGCGGACGCAGCGCGTCATTTGGCCCATAGCGCTCGGCTTTTTCGAATCCGCCCGCGTTCTCGTCGGCTGGTGCGAGTTGCGGCGCGCCTTCCGACATTTCCGAACCGATCGGATCGAGGCGGCGCATATTCTGGACGCGCGCCCGCCGCGCCGCCGTCAGGCGTTGGTGAGAGAATGGCGTCAAACTATGCTGACAGAAGCTGACAGCAGCATCGCATACAGTCGCTCCGCATCAAGAAAGCCGAAGGGAAAATCCATGGCGAAGGAGCTTGTTTTCTACACCAATCCGCAATCGCGCGGCATGATCGCGCACTGGATGTTGGAGGAGGTCGGCGCGCCCTATTCGATCGAGGTCAAGGATTACGGAACGACGATGAAGGCGCCCGAATATCTCGCGATCAATCCCATGGGCAAGGTGCCGGCCATCCGGCATGGGGAGACGGTGGTGACCGAGGCGGCCGCCATCTGCGCCTATCTTGCCGACGCCTTTCCCGAGGCCGGACTCGCGCCGGAACCCGAGGCGCGCGGCGACTATTATCGCTGGCTGTTTTTCGCGGCTGGCTGCGTCGAGCCGGCGATGAGCAACCACGCCGCCGGTTGGGACCCCGCGACGCCCGAGATGCAGGCCCGCTTTGGCTACGGCTCTTACGCCGCCGTGATAGACGCGCTGGCCAAGGCCGTTGCGGGACGTCGCTACGTCGCGGGCGACAGATTCACCGCCGCGGACGTTTATGTGGGGTCGATGATCGGCTTTGGGCTGCGATTCGGTGTGATCGACAAGCGCCCGGAATTCGAGGCCTATTGGAGCGGCATGGAAAATCGCCCCGCGCGACTGCGCGCCGGCGCCGAGGCGGAGAAGCTGGCGTCGAAGCAAGCCTGGGCGGCGGCGTGA
- a CDS encoding DUF6157 family protein has protein sequence MKSTNYHNVFITVSADCPATAGIEPANGNSVGGLQYALLRGEPYSFTSDDLLFEVFARRNGIEDHKREIARAAFFSKPQACLRASPLAKQYGWGLHHDERGRVAVYGVETEAYRKLAARDDLKLVPGMRNRRS, from the coding sequence TTGAAAAGCACGAACTATCACAATGTCTTCATCACGGTATCGGCCGACTGCCCCGCAACGGCGGGAATCGAGCCGGCGAACGGAAACTCTGTTGGGGGCCTGCAATACGCGCTGCTTCGAGGCGAACCCTATTCCTTTACCAGCGACGACCTGCTTTTCGAAGTTTTTGCTCGGCGTAATGGAATCGAGGATCACAAACGAGAAATCGCGCGGGCGGCTTTTTTCTCAAAGCCGCAAGCATGTCTTCGCGCCTCGCCGCTGGCGAAGCAGTACGGCTGGGGATTGCACCATGACGAGCGAGGACGTGTCGCGGTCTATGGAGTCGAGACTGAGGCGTACCGGAAATTGGCCGCGCGCGACGACTTGAAGCTTGTTCCGGGAATGCGCAACCGCCGCTCTTGA
- the msrA gene encoding peptide-methionine (S)-S-oxide reductase MsrA, whose translation MRVAAVLVAALTFLAPLRAGAAERAFVLPPPAYDPPVASAREQRLVVAGGCFWGVQGVFQRVKGVSRAVSGYAGGAKATARYDTVSRGDTGHAESVEITYDPKTVSLGELLRVYFSVAHDPTQLNRQGPDAGAQYRSTIFVANADQEKAARDYIAQLSDSKAFSAPIVTTLEPLRAFYPAEAYHQDYLLRHPAQPYIVYNDLPKIDDLKRLFPSLYRESPALTN comes from the coding sequence ATGAGAGTCGCCGCTGTTCTCGTCGCCGCGCTGACGTTTCTCGCACCCTTGCGCGCCGGCGCCGCCGAACGCGCATTCGTCTTGCCGCCGCCCGCTTACGATCCGCCGGTTGCAAGCGCCCGTGAACAGAGGCTCGTCGTCGCCGGCGGCTGTTTTTGGGGCGTGCAAGGCGTGTTTCAGCGCGTCAAGGGCGTCTCGCGCGCCGTATCCGGCTATGCCGGCGGCGCCAAGGCGACGGCCCGCTACGACACCGTTTCACGCGGCGACACCGGTCACGCGGAATCGGTCGAAATCACTTATGATCCGAAGACCGTGAGCCTTGGAGAACTGCTGCGCGTCTACTTCTCCGTCGCGCATGATCCGACGCAGCTTAACCGCCAGGGCCCTGACGCAGGCGCGCAATATCGTTCAACGATTTTCGTCGCGAACGCCGATCAGGAAAAGGCTGCGCGCGACTATATTGCGCAGCTGTCCGACTCGAAGGCCTTCTCGGCGCCGATCGTCACGACGCTCGAACCGCTCAGGGCGTTCTACCCGGCGGAGGCCTATCATCAGGACTATCTTCTTCGCCATCCCGCGCAGCCTTACATCGTCTACAATGATCTGCCGAAGATCGACGATCTCAAGCGCCTCTTCCCATCGCTCTATCGCGAAAGTCCGGCGCTGACCAACTGA